In Halorientalis sp. LT38, a genomic segment contains:
- the gltB gene encoding glutamate synthase large subunit, whose protein sequence is MVGQRTTDESASEAGLADPTDVRSNCGVGVVMDLDGGRANDVVADGLELLENLEHRGTTGAEENTGDGAGILLQTPHEFFADELDADLPPRGEYAVGSLFLPRDDDEAAAGLKDLFETELETEGLEVFAWRTIPTDNDSLGATAVESEPRVEQAFVRPTDDADEEEFDKRLYVARRVVENTVEDEQPAGAERFYVVSLDRKTVVYKGLLKAEQLPAYYPELTDERMTSAFAMVHARFSTNTLGAWHLAHPYRNIIHNGEFNTIQGNINWMRARETDLADADYGDDIEKIKPIIDDPEQSDTASVDNGLELLLEAGRDLPHALRMLIPEAWRGEANMVSQERRDWYDYHASLVEPWDGPALVAATDGERVGAVLDRNGLRPCRYDILQSGRLVMSSEAGALDHDPSEIEERGRLQPGQLFLADPDEGRVVPDDEVFESLTDEKYAEWVDEEQVHLDDIADHETAPQGEVEALRSFQALYGYTYDEVDHLIQPMAEKGKDPVGSMGDDTPLSVLADHNRTLFTYFKQLFAQVTNPPLDYIREELVTSLESRLGYQRNLLSESQAHARQLVVDSPILTDEETTAIKDLDENGMSTAVVDITYDPDDDLRTAVEQVREKADEAAKEHDVIVLSDRGAGEDAIPIPSLLAVGGVHHHLVRNGLRNHVGLVLESGDPRTVHHFATLIGYGAGAVNPYLAYQTIEDLVAGPDGANLDSAIEAYVGAVEDGLLKTMAKMGISTVESYQGAQIFEAVGLDSDFVAEYFEGTTCRTEGIEIEDLESDLRTRYDVAFGEDPEIERQGEFEHRTGGIHHQWNPETVGTLQQAVRQGDYEKYEEFAEKINDQNQNLQTLRGLLEFDAEDRESIPIEDVEPISDIVERFETAAMSLGSLSPEMHENNAIAMNRLGANANTGEGGEPPERFGTEKECTTKQVASGRFGVTSDYLSAAEEIQIKMAQGSKPGEGGHLPGKKVNEMIAHVRYATPGVGLISPPPLHDIYSIEDLKQLIHDLKAANPDADINVKLVAEDGIGTIAAGVAKANADVVHISGHDGGTGASPKTSIKSAGLPWELGVAEANQMLRATNLRSRIKVSTDGGMKTGRDVAVAALFGAEGYAFGTASMVTSGCVMARQCHENTCPVGVATQNEKLRDRFPGQPEQVINYMTFVAQELREIMAELGFETVDEMIGRVDLLRQRTDVEHPKAKKLDLSSILAEPAGDDDRYKTREQTHEVDKQLDWAILDEIGDAIETGEPASLSMDIDNVDRTVGATLSNRISQEHGTPGLPSDTIRVDFEGVAGQSFGAFLQDGVTFELTGTANDYVGKGLSGGKMIVNTPADAPFEPEDNTLIGNVALYGATQGELYVNGQAGERFAVRNSGVRAVVESVGDHGCEYMTGGAVAVLGDTGKNFAAGMSGGVAYVLDREGDFPEKVNRGMVSTFDTLDERDRSMLRRLIENHVAYTDSDRGQYVLDNWEDELDNFVKVLPDAYAEIIADDDEADVRTEPPEAATPSAGVSEPAAGQADD, encoded by the coding sequence ATGGTTGGGCAACGGACTACTGATGAGTCTGCGAGCGAGGCCGGGCTCGCGGACCCTACTGACGTACGGTCTAACTGCGGCGTGGGCGTCGTCATGGACCTCGACGGGGGTCGAGCCAACGACGTCGTCGCCGACGGTCTAGAACTGCTCGAGAACCTCGAACACCGCGGGACGACGGGGGCCGAAGAGAACACCGGTGACGGTGCGGGGATCCTCCTCCAGACGCCACACGAGTTCTTCGCGGACGAACTGGACGCGGACCTCCCGCCGCGCGGCGAGTACGCCGTCGGTTCGCTCTTTCTCCCTCGCGACGACGACGAAGCCGCCGCGGGACTGAAGGACCTGTTCGAGACGGAACTCGAAACCGAAGGACTCGAGGTGTTCGCCTGGCGGACGATCCCGACGGACAACGACTCGCTGGGCGCGACCGCCGTCGAATCCGAACCCCGCGTCGAGCAGGCGTTCGTCCGGCCGACGGACGACGCCGACGAAGAAGAGTTCGACAAGCGCCTCTACGTCGCGCGACGGGTCGTCGAGAACACCGTCGAGGACGAGCAACCGGCGGGCGCCGAGCGCTTCTACGTCGTCTCGCTCGACCGGAAGACGGTCGTCTACAAGGGCCTCCTGAAGGCCGAACAGCTCCCGGCGTACTACCCCGAACTCACCGACGAGCGGATGACCTCCGCGTTCGCGATGGTCCACGCGCGCTTCTCGACGAACACGCTCGGCGCGTGGCACCTCGCACATCCGTACCGCAACATCATCCACAACGGCGAGTTCAACACGATCCAGGGCAACATCAACTGGATGCGCGCTCGCGAGACGGACCTCGCGGACGCGGACTACGGGGACGACATCGAGAAGATCAAGCCGATCATCGACGACCCCGAGCAGTCAGACACCGCGAGCGTCGACAACGGTCTCGAACTCCTGCTCGAGGCGGGTCGGGACCTGCCCCACGCCCTGCGGATGCTCATCCCCGAGGCCTGGCGCGGCGAGGCCAACATGGTCTCCCAGGAGCGCCGGGACTGGTACGACTACCACGCCTCGCTCGTCGAGCCGTGGGACGGCCCCGCGCTGGTCGCCGCGACCGACGGCGAACGCGTCGGCGCGGTCCTCGACCGCAACGGGCTGCGCCCCTGCCGGTACGACATCCTCCAGAGCGGCCGCCTCGTGATGTCCAGCGAGGCCGGCGCGCTCGACCACGACCCGAGCGAGATCGAGGAGCGCGGCCGGCTCCAGCCCGGCCAGCTGTTCCTCGCCGATCCCGACGAGGGCCGCGTCGTCCCCGACGACGAGGTCTTCGAGTCGCTCACCGACGAGAAGTACGCCGAGTGGGTCGACGAGGAACAGGTGCACCTCGACGACATCGCGGACCACGAGACGGCGCCCCAGGGAGAGGTGGAGGCGCTGCGCTCCTTCCAGGCGCTGTACGGCTACACCTACGACGAGGTCGACCACCTCATCCAGCCCATGGCCGAGAAGGGGAAGGACCCCGTCGGCTCGATGGGCGACGACACGCCGCTGTCGGTGCTGGCGGACCACAACCGGACGCTGTTCACCTATTTCAAGCAGCTGTTCGCACAGGTCACGAACCCGCCGCTGGACTACATCCGCGAGGAACTGGTGACCTCCCTCGAGTCCCGGCTGGGCTACCAGCGCAACCTGCTTTCCGAGAGCCAGGCCCACGCCCGCCAGCTGGTCGTGGACTCGCCGATCCTCACCGACGAGGAGACGACGGCGATCAAGGACCTGGACGAAAACGGCATGTCGACGGCGGTCGTCGACATCACCTACGACCCCGACGACGACCTGCGAACCGCCGTCGAGCAGGTCCGCGAGAAGGCCGACGAGGCCGCGAAAGAGCACGACGTCATCGTCCTCTCGGACCGCGGCGCGGGCGAGGACGCCATCCCGATCCCGAGCCTGCTCGCGGTCGGCGGCGTCCACCACCACCTCGTGCGCAACGGCCTCCGCAATCACGTCGGCCTCGTCCTCGAATCGGGCGACCCCAGAACGGTCCATCACTTCGCGACGCTGATCGGCTACGGCGCGGGCGCGGTCAACCCCTACCTGGCCTACCAGACCATCGAGGACCTCGTCGCCGGCCCGGACGGCGCGAACCTCGACTCCGCCATCGAGGCCTACGTCGGCGCCGTCGAGGACGGCCTCCTGAAGACGATGGCCAAGATGGGCATCTCGACGGTCGAGAGCTACCAGGGCGCCCAGATCTTCGAGGCCGTCGGCCTCGATTCGGACTTCGTCGCCGAGTACTTCGAGGGGACGACCTGCCGCACCGAGGGCATCGAGATCGAGGACCTCGAATCGGACCTGCGGACCCGCTACGACGTCGCCTTCGGCGAGGACCCCGAGATCGAACGCCAGGGCGAGTTCGAGCACCGCACCGGCGGCATCCACCACCAGTGGAACCCCGAGACCGTCGGCACGCTCCAGCAGGCCGTTCGCCAGGGCGACTACGAGAAGTACGAGGAGTTCGCCGAGAAGATCAACGACCAGAACCAGAACCTCCAGACGCTGCGCGGCCTGCTCGAGTTCGACGCCGAGGACCGCGAGTCCATCCCGATTGAGGACGTCGAACCCATCTCGGACATCGTCGAGCGCTTCGAGACGGCGGCGATGTCCCTGGGGAGCCTCTCCCCGGAGATGCACGAGAACAACGCCATCGCCATGAACCGGCTGGGCGCTAACGCCAACACCGGCGAGGGCGGCGAACCGCCAGAGCGCTTCGGCACCGAGAAGGAGTGCACGACCAAGCAGGTCGCCTCCGGGCGCTTCGGCGTCACCTCCGATTATCTCTCGGCCGCAGAGGAGATCCAGATCAAGATGGCCCAGGGATCCAAGCCCGGCGAGGGCGGCCACCTGCCCGGGAAGAAGGTCAACGAGATGATCGCCCACGTCCGGTACGCGACCCCCGGTGTGGGCCTCATCTCCCCGCCGCCGCTGCACGACATCTACTCCATCGAGGACCTCAAGCAGTTGATCCACGACCTGAAGGCGGCGAACCCCGACGCGGACATCAACGTCAAGCTCGTCGCCGAGGACGGCATCGGGACCATCGCCGCCGGCGTCGCGAAGGCCAACGCCGACGTGGTCCACATCTCGGGCCACGACGGCGGGACCGGCGCGTCGCCGAAGACCTCGATCAAGAGCGCGGGCCTTCCCTGGGAACTGGGCGTGGCGGAGGCCAACCAGATGCTCCGCGCGACGAACCTGCGCTCGCGGATCAAAGTCTCGACCGACGGCGGCATGAAGACCGGCCGCGACGTGGCCGTCGCCGCACTCTTTGGCGCCGAGGGCTACGCCTTCGGGACCGCCTCGATGGTCACCTCAGGCTGCGTCATGGCCCGGCAGTGTCACGAGAACACCTGCCCGGTCGGCGTCGCCACCCAGAACGAGAAGCTGCGTGACCGCTTCCCCGGCCAGCCCGAACAGGTCATCAACTACATGACCTTCGTCGCGCAGGAACTGCGCGAGATCATGGCCGAACTCGGCTTCGAGACCGTCGACGAGATGATCGGCCGGGTCGACCTGCTCCGCCAGCGCACGGACGTCGAGCACCCCAAGGCCAAGAAGCTCGACCTCTCCTCGATCCTGGCCGAGCCCGCGGGCGACGACGACCGCTACAAGACCCGCGAGCAGACCCACGAGGTCGACAAACAGCTCGACTGGGCGATTTTGGACGAGATCGGCGACGCCATCGAGACGGGCGAGCCGGCCTCCCTGTCGATGGACATCGACAACGTCGACCGGACGGTCGGCGCGACCCTCTCGAACCGGATCTCGCAGGAACACGGCACGCCCGGCCTGCCCAGCGACACCATCCGCGTCGACTTCGAGGGCGTCGCCGGCCAGAGCTTCGGTGCCTTCCTGCAGGACGGCGTCACCTTCGAGCTGACCGGCACGGCAAACGACTACGTCGGCAAGGGCCTCTCCGGCGGGAAGATGATCGTCAACACGCCCGCCGACGCGCCCTTCGAGCCCGAGGACAACACCCTGATCGGCAACGTCGCCCTCTACGGGGCGACCCAGGGCGAACTCTACGTCAACGGCCAGGCCGGCGAGCGCTTCGCCGTCCGCAACTCCGGCGTCCGCGCCGTCGTCGAATCGGTCGGCGACCACGGCTGTGAGTACATGACCGGCGGCGCCGTCGCCGTGCTGGGCGACACCGGAAAGAACTTCGCAGCCGGCATGTCCGGCGGCGTCGCCTACGTCCTCGACCGCGAGGGCGACTTCCCCGAGAAGGTGAATCGTGGGATGGTCTCGACGTTCGACACGCTCGACGAGCGCGACCGCTCGATGCTCCGCCGGCTGATCGAGAACCACGTCGCCTACACCGACTCCGACCGCGGCCAGTACGTCCTCGACAACTGGGAGGACGAACTGGACAACTTCGTGAAGGTCCTCCCCGACGCCTACGCGGAGATCATCGCCGACGACGACGAGGCCGACGTGCGGACCGAGCCGCCGGAGGCCGCCACCCCCAGTGCGGGCGTCAGCGAACCCGCGGCGGGGCAGGCTGACGACTAA
- a CDS encoding zinc ribbon domain-containing protein, whose amino-acid sequence MPPEDPSENGCPKCGHDDAEVDKITTTGGGLSKMFDIQNRGFQTVSCTNCGYTELYKSDAGTSNLLDVFMG is encoded by the coding sequence ATGCCCCCTGAAGATCCCTCCGAGAACGGCTGTCCGAAGTGCGGGCACGACGACGCCGAGGTGGACAAGATCACGACCACCGGCGGCGGGTTGAGCAAGATGTTCGACATCCAGAACCGCGGCTTCCAGACCGTCTCCTGTACGAACTGTGGGTACACGGAGCTGTACAAGTCCGACGCGGGCACGAGCAACCTGCTGGACGTGTTCATGGGCTGA
- a CDS encoding histidine kinase N-terminal 7TM domain-containing protein, producing MRLQHTPYTVPLIASALLAVLSAYYVRRQSDRLSASMYAWAMVAMFLWAAGSAAALTVVDPLVTRVLVGAVLGFAALTTATWCLFCLSYSGYERWLSWPLFTAFGVAVASITALTVSNPLHDLVFVTQTVDRTGDWVSIGHQWGPGLWLSILIVYAIHALTHVVLFKKFRRSRNLYRTFTFLLLVASLTIWLANVLSVTGYSPLPHMMFVPLVFLFWGVLGLVVLASRRFVRSLPVDRFLQLLNPRSGDVVPLARDFVVEEMDSGVVILDATDYVVDVNKMAKQMLGTRTRLIGKAIDEVVDLEEYFEDGLPAGESRQQSWVESADGGRYCYDVNVSAITGEDGRTVGRAVVMNDITNQKRREQRLRDRESELQTLKQVLSRIIRHNIRNDVNVVQGNAEWIAENADSDDVVARADQIVATAEDLATTSRKTRIVDRVVGTDTDLIEIDLESLLADTLADIRVDFPDATVTTDVPSGISVRGNAYLSAAIENAVENAIVHDPGPNPTVEIEVLADDETVTLSIRDEGPGIPGQEMEALESGEETELIHASGIGLWLIDWIVRNSGGSVTWSNTESGAMTRMELLRAT from the coding sequence ATGAGGCTCCAGCACACGCCGTACACGGTCCCACTGATCGCGAGTGCGTTGCTCGCCGTCCTCAGTGCGTATTACGTCCGGCGCCAGAGCGACCGGCTCTCGGCGAGCATGTACGCGTGGGCGATGGTGGCGATGTTCCTCTGGGCCGCGGGTTCTGCGGCCGCGCTGACCGTAGTCGACCCGCTCGTGACGCGCGTGCTGGTGGGGGCCGTTCTGGGCTTTGCCGCGCTGACGACAGCGACATGGTGTCTGTTCTGTCTCAGCTACAGCGGCTACGAGCGGTGGCTGTCGTGGCCGCTCTTTACCGCCTTCGGCGTCGCGGTCGCGTCCATCACCGCGCTCACCGTCTCGAACCCGCTCCACGACCTCGTTTTCGTCACACAGACGGTCGACCGGACCGGCGACTGGGTCAGTATCGGACACCAGTGGGGCCCCGGTCTGTGGCTCTCCATCCTGATCGTCTACGCCATCCACGCGCTCACCCACGTCGTCCTGTTCAAGAAGTTCCGTCGCTCACGCAACCTCTATCGAACCTTCACGTTTCTCCTGCTGGTGGCCAGCCTCACCATCTGGCTCGCGAACGTCCTCTCGGTGACCGGCTACAGCCCGCTTCCGCACATGATGTTCGTCCCGCTGGTGTTCCTGTTCTGGGGCGTCCTCGGCCTCGTCGTGCTGGCCAGCAGGCGGTTCGTGCGGTCGCTGCCGGTCGACAGGTTCCTCCAACTCCTCAACCCGCGATCGGGTGACGTCGTCCCGCTGGCACGGGATTTCGTCGTCGAGGAGATGGACAGCGGGGTCGTCATCCTCGACGCGACCGACTACGTCGTCGACGTGAACAAGATGGCAAAGCAGATGCTCGGGACGCGGACGCGCCTCATCGGGAAGGCGATCGACGAGGTCGTCGACCTCGAGGAGTACTTCGAGGACGGACTGCCGGCAGGCGAGAGCCGCCAGCAAAGCTGGGTCGAGAGTGCCGACGGCGGGCGCTACTGTTACGACGTCAACGTCTCGGCGATCACCGGCGAGGACGGCCGAACCGTCGGCCGCGCCGTCGTCATGAACGACATCACGAATCAGAAGCGGCGCGAACAGCGGTTACGGGACCGGGAGAGTGAACTCCAGACGCTCAAGCAGGTCCTCTCGCGGATCATCCGACACAACATCCGCAACGACGTCAACGTCGTGCAGGGCAACGCCGAGTGGATCGCCGAAAACGCCGACAGCGACGACGTGGTGGCACGCGCCGACCAGATCGTCGCCACTGCCGAGGACCTCGCGACCACGAGTCGCAAGACCCGCATCGTCGACCGCGTCGTCGGCACCGACACCGACCTGATCGAGATCGACCTCGAATCCCTGCTCGCGGACACGCTGGCCGACATCAGGGTCGACTTCCCCGATGCGACCGTCACCACCGACGTGCCGTCTGGCATCTCCGTCCGCGGGAACGCGTACCTCTCCGCGGCCATCGAGAACGCCGTCGAGAACGCCATCGTCCACGATCCGGGTCCGAACCCGACGGTCGAGATCGAGGTCCTGGCCGACGACGAGACCGTCACCCTCAGCATCCGGGACGAGGGGCCCGGCATCCCCGGACAGGAGATGGAGGCCCTCGAGAGCGGCGAGGAGACCGAGTTGATCCACGCCAGCGGGATCGGGCTCTGGTTGATCGACTGGATCGTGCGCAACTCCGGCGGGTCCGTCACCTGGTCGAACACCGAGTCGGGTGCGATGACGCGCATGGAACTGCTGCGGGCCACCTGA
- a CDS encoding NAD-dependent epimerase/dehydratase family protein, which produces MTQALVVGGTRFVGRHTVTELRDHGYDVTIFNRGDHENPFADTDVEHVQGDRTDDGDLAAAARAVDPDLVIDCVAYHPREVRTATRIFDDAAAYVYVSSGAAYGEEAIPKREGETALCECTDEQATDDSTASYGPRKAEGDRAVFDAAAEGCNAMSVRPCNIYGPHDYTGRVDYWIERVSEHDRVLVPGDGTNVWHRVYVEDVARALRIVAEDGEPGEAYNVGDRRATTLDELVEGVATVLGESVEIVHAGPRELATGEIDPGEFPLYRDYPHLVSTAKLAGLGWDSTPHEAALAATVDQYLESDRDGSEYGPARADEERVLGVLDTL; this is translated from the coding sequence ATGACGCAGGCGCTGGTCGTCGGGGGGACGCGGTTCGTCGGTCGCCACACCGTCACCGAGTTGCGCGACCACGGTTACGACGTGACGATCTTCAACCGCGGGGACCACGAGAACCCCTTCGCCGACACGGACGTCGAACACGTGCAGGGGGATCGAACGGACGACGGCGACCTGGCGGCGGCCGCCCGCGCCGTCGACCCGGACCTGGTGATCGACTGCGTGGCCTACCACCCGCGCGAGGTCCGCACGGCGACCCGGATCTTCGACGACGCCGCGGCCTACGTCTACGTCTCCAGCGGAGCGGCCTACGGCGAGGAGGCCATCCCGAAACGCGAGGGCGAGACTGCACTCTGTGAGTGCACCGACGAGCAGGCCACCGACGACTCGACGGCCAGTTACGGCCCCCGAAAGGCCGAGGGCGACCGTGCGGTCTTCGACGCCGCGGCCGAGGGGTGCAACGCGATGAGCGTCCGACCCTGCAATATCTACGGTCCCCACGACTACACCGGCCGGGTGGACTACTGGATCGAGCGCGTCTCGGAGCACGACCGGGTGCTCGTCCCGGGCGACGGGACGAACGTCTGGCACCGGGTTTACGTCGAAGACGTGGCGCGGGCGCTCCGGATCGTCGCCGAGGACGGCGAGCCCGGCGAGGCGTACAACGTCGGGGACCGGCGGGCGACGACGCTCGACGAACTGGTCGAGGGGGTCGCCACGGTACTGGGCGAGTCGGTCGAGATCGTCCACGCCGGGCCGCGCGAGCTAGCGACCGGCGAGATCGACCCGGGCGAGTTCCCGCTCTATCGCGACTATCCCCATCTCGTCTCGACCGCCAAACTGGCGGGGCTCGGCTGGGACTCGACGCCACACGAGGCGGCGCTCGCGGCGACGGTCGACCAGTACCTGGAGAGCGACCGCGACGGCAGCGAGTACGGCCCGGCGCGGGCGGACGAGGAGCGAGTGCTGGGCGTGCTCGACACGCTGTGA
- a CDS encoding NAD(P)-dependent glycerol-1-phosphate dehydrogenase, with protein sequence MFEKSSWIRLPRNVVVGHGVLDETVDAVTELHLTGRPLVVTSPTPKEVAGDRVVEGFAAEGTDPALTTIEEASFEEVERVIETARAEEAGFLIGVGGGKVIDITKMAADELGLGFVSVPTAASHDGIVSGRGSVPEGDTRHSVAAEPPLAVVADTEILAEAPWRLTTAGCADIISNYTAVKDWQLAHRLKNVEYSEYAGALSQMTAEMLVQNADSVKRGLEESAWVVVKALVSSGVAMSIAGTSRPASGAEHLFSHQLDRLAPDAALHGHQVGVGSIITEYLHSGEAEWQSIRNALAGIGAPTTAAELGIDEETVIEALTTAHRIRDRYTILGDGVSEPAAREAARATGVI encoded by the coding sequence ATGTTCGAGAAGTCTTCGTGGATTCGCCTGCCCCGGAACGTCGTGGTGGGGCACGGCGTCCTCGACGAGACGGTCGACGCCGTCACGGAGTTGCACCTCACGGGTCGGCCGCTGGTGGTGACCAGTCCCACGCCGAAGGAAGTGGCCGGCGACCGCGTCGTCGAGGGGTTCGCGGCGGAGGGGACCGACCCCGCCCTGACGACCATCGAGGAGGCCAGCTTCGAGGAGGTCGAGCGGGTGATCGAGACCGCCCGCGCCGAGGAGGCGGGCTTCCTGATCGGCGTCGGCGGCGGGAAGGTCATCGACATCACGAAGATGGCCGCGGACGAACTGGGCCTGGGATTCGTCTCGGTGCCGACGGCGGCCAGCCACGACGGCATCGTCAGCGGCCGCGGGTCGGTCCCCGAGGGCGACACGCGCCACAGCGTCGCCGCCGAACCGCCGCTGGCCGTCGTCGCCGACACGGAGATCCTCGCCGAGGCCCCCTGGCGGCTGACGACCGCGGGCTGTGCAGACATCATCAGCAACTACACGGCGGTCAAGGACTGGCAGCTGGCCCACCGGCTGAAAAACGTCGAGTACTCGGAGTACGCGGGGGCGCTCTCGCAGATGACCGCGGAGATGCTCGTCCAGAACGCCGACTCGGTCAAGCGAGGGCTCGAGGAGTCGGCCTGGGTCGTCGTCAAGGCGCTGGTCTCCTCGGGCGTCGCCATGTCCATCGCGGGCACCTCGCGGCCGGCCAGCGGGGCCGAACACCTCTTCTCTCACCAGCTCGACCGGCTCGCGCCGGACGCCGCACTGCACGGCCACCAGGTCGGCGTCGGCTCGATCATCACGGAGTACCTCCACAGCGGCGAGGCCGAGTGGCAGTCCATCCGGAACGCGCTGGCGGGGATCGGCGCGCCCACGACCGCGGCGGAGCTAGGGATCGACGAGGAGACGGTGATCGAGGCGCTGACGACCGCCCACCGCATCCGCGACCGCTACACGATACTGGGCGACGGCGTGAGCGAACCGGCGGCCCGCGAGGCGGCGCGGGCGACCGGCGTCATATGA
- a CDS encoding NUDIX hydrolase: MNLAGRSRDHVESLLSALDDSYESFPVTQTTVSVPSETYDPIARKWRQEVARADVHVRNDAGEVLVSTDEEGPRAPSAIVAAGESLEEGARRAVTRSLGVECRLDGLAGVTIAGVQHEDDADANPIYRLLVVFTGQRVAGTPSRASEWRAEPPDSQLLI, translated from the coding sequence ATGAACCTCGCCGGTCGCTCCCGGGACCACGTCGAGAGCCTGCTCTCGGCCCTCGACGACAGCTACGAGTCCTTCCCGGTCACCCAGACGACGGTGAGCGTGCCGTCGGAGACGTACGACCCCATCGCCCGGAAGTGGCGACAGGAGGTTGCGCGAGCGGACGTCCACGTGCGCAACGACGCCGGAGAGGTACTCGTCAGCACCGACGAAGAGGGGCCACGCGCGCCGAGCGCGATCGTCGCCGCGGGGGAGTCCCTGGAGGAAGGCGCGCGGCGAGCCGTGACCCGGTCGCTGGGCGTGGAGTGTCGACTGGACGGGCTGGCCGGGGTCACGATCGCCGGCGTCCAGCACGAGGACGACGCGGACGCGAATCCGATCTACCGGCTCCTCGTGGTGTTCACGGGCCAGCGCGTCGCAGGGACGCCGTCGCGGGCGTCGGAGTGGCGGGCCGAGCCGCCCGACAGTCAGTTGCTCATATGA